From the genome of Plectropomus leopardus isolate mb chromosome 9, YSFRI_Pleo_2.0, whole genome shotgun sequence:
TCAGGACTGACCTGGGAGCAGCATCAGACAGCAGAGTGCCGCCGCCATCCATAAAGACGAAATCATCTCCACCCTGCAGCTTAGACCAGGCGTTCATGAGAAAAACAGAGTTGTacagttttcaaagttttcatcATATCATTGCTATTTGATAAGTTAAGCAAGAAATATAGTttgtaatctttttaaaaacaaattttataatatttatacaccaatactcaaaaacacattttaaagggtGTGTAGGtaaaatctacttttttctcACTAcagaatttaaatgtttcataaattaagaaaaaaatttttGTTTCACAGTAGCAcgacaaaaacagtcaaatttgGTTCAAAGTAGACAGAGATCggtataaaatacaacacaaagcagctgcaggagaTGAAATGCAGTTTTGAGTTCAATAAATAAGCACTTTTCAGCGCCTGAAGACAAAAATCACTTCAGCGTGTTTCACTCACCTGGTTCAGGAAGCTGTCTTCACTGCAGCGACGGGGCCGAGGGGGTTAAATACAGATCTGTGTGTCAGACCCCCTGAAACATCCCCTCCTGTCCAATGAGACTCCACCATCTCTGACACGAATCCCTCGTCCCTCCTCTCCTTTAATACCGTTTAATATGGGGCCTTTGGCGCCAATTAGGAATAAAGAGCCCCCGCAGGTTCGGCAGCAGAACCATAAAGAGAACAGACTTCAAATGGAAACTCCCCATTAAGTCTGAGAGGAAAGCGTCGCCTGCTGGGACGACTGCAACTGTGGGGAAAATGCTGCCGACTAACACAATATCTGAGCCAAAAAAGACGGTAAAAATCACAGATAATGACCCGCACGGCTTAAATgaacttttatgattttttttctgaaatgctgtCAACTCCAAAAggcgtttttcttttttttaagccagagaacacctgcttttttttgtctttgcatgttCAGGATTAGATTTTAAACTCTTATGAGTAAATCAAGGGTGAATTATGGGATGCTTTCATACCACATATATGTCCTAAATTTAATGCATGTGTATGATGTTCACACTTGATATACTTTGGCCTGAGTATTATAcagcaaatgcatttttgtttgattaacGTGTCAGTTGATcttcagaaaataaacatcttCTATTCAGTTTGTCATTTGTCGAGCACAAACGGTTTCAGCTTGAGGCAAGTTAGACCGAAGACTTTAAAAGACCCTTTAATGCCAGGTAGAAAAAAGTTAAAGGCCAATTATATGTTAaccaaaattgcaaaaaaaaaaacaaacaaaattgaaCTCCAACTTTATGTCAGATGATCCAAATTTAGtgacaatttaaaaatccaaattgaagagaacataataaaaagaagaaaagaaaatatacattaaaaaaactgtaaaaacaaaacaactagccaaaatttaagagaaaaatcaaaattgaaaaatcaaaataatcaaaattaaagacaattatttaattaattaaaactatCAGAGCTCAAGTAAAGAGaatcaaaaaaagaggaaaaaaatcaaaatcaaaattgaagaaaaaaaatgtaaaatttaagaaaaaacttctttttctttaaatggaaGAAAAATTACTTATGGGTCGAGACAATTTagtcaaaatatttatttaacaaaaaataattttggtcAAGGGTAAAACATAAATGCGTTTGCAGGCAATTTTCTGtgcaattttttgtttattgctgCCTTGATTCCATCATTTCAGGTcagagaaaaagttaaaaaatgtgtttttctgctttttctgcaaGACCAacttagaaaattatttgtaaaaagatgttgcctcttattttgacattttacaacgCAACATCAGAAATACAAACTCAGCAGTGCGTAGCATTAAGGCTTTAAggttgatttaagacatttattaaCAATTTAAGCCTTAAGAATGCCTTTTAAAGACTGATAAGATGCACAGAAATGCtgttaaaagacaaatatttccTATTTCCAGCATCTTAACTGTCATGATTTCACCTTTTCTTTGTCACGTGTGATAATAAACTGAgagttttaaaacttttgtttggATGAACAGGCTACCTGAAGcagaaaactgacattttttaacaaattcttACTTTCGACAGGTTGATTTAGGATGATTTAATACCAATttaggccttatttttagattagtttattcaatgctttttaaaaatctaaggatttgcagaaacactggcaaaaaacaaaaaaaaatcatatttccaGCCTCTTAACTGTTAAGATTTccagcttttctttgtctcatgtGACAGGAAACCGAACGCCTTTGGGTTTTAAAGCGTCTGTCGGCCAAAACAACCTAACTGAAGCTGAAAACTTGTAGTTTTGAAACTTCTAATGCACATTTAATAacaattttttacttttgtaaagACTAAATGATTAATACAAGGACACATAACCCTCGAATTAAACATGACATTATCTTTGCATTCCTAAACTAAACGGTTTTTGAGGCTGTAGCCCTCGGCTCTAGGAAACTGTTGAAGTTTCAaaattttatagactaaacaataattaaaataattgttagttgtaACCCTCTATGTACACAGGTTTTACGAGCATGTTTTACTGAAAGCAGCAATTATGTCAAAAAAGCTGCTCCGGTAAACCAGGTGTTCAGGCGTGATTGAGGCACTTTAACCTTCATTTCATTCTCACACTGACGCCAAATCATCCACATAAAGCAGAGTTATTATTGAACCATCAATTTATTATAACTATATGTCACAATACAAGGCTCAACGTTAATTTACTTGGCCTAATTTAGCATCACAGCgtaaaaaatatacagaaatactTTGTGTCAAAGAAACTAGAAGCTTAAAGCTTTAAACTGCTTCACAATCCTAAATTCTGACGTACATATTTACAGGAGTTTAACTGGTGAACAGGAAGCTTGATATAAAAAAAGCTATAGGTCTCCAGCAGCGGGGAGTCTTGCAGTGTAGTCATGCTTAAAAAGTGTCCAGATTCAGCTCGACTTTTGCTACAAAATACCAGAGCAGGAAAACAGCAGAGCCCGTGTGCAAGTCCGTATGAAACCCCTCAGGTGGCTGAAACACAACATGCACCAAAGTGTCCCCGCTTTCTTCAGACAAAGGTGATTCGGGTGCGAGCCTGGTTCACCTGCCACACGTTCAGCTCCTCGTACTCCTCCAACGCCTCCTGGAACTGGGCGGGGGTGAAGCCACGGGAGACGCAGCGCTGCTCTGCTTCGGCCATGCGAACCACCCCACCAGCTCCACCGCGGCCGGCCACGCCCTCCGCGGAGAGCTCACGCACCAGAGAGAAGATGACGTCGGCCGGGCGCTGAGTCCTGCACAGAGAGAATTAAGAGTTCAGCTGAGACTTGAAGACCTCGGAAAAAGCTTTATTGCCTTTTGTAACATTGATTTTGGGTTGAAGGTcaattaaatgtcttaaaacagAGGCAGGAAAATGTGAGTATCATTGTTAAAAGAGACACTTTAAGATACTCTTTACCTCCCTGAAACcgaaaactgacatttttatatttttgtttttgtagagaTTTAATTAcaattctattattattacttactATTTTAATTACTATCACTATGTACTACTACAGCTACATTCTTTGGGagaatatttttggaaaatataaCATCAGACTCCCTTTAACAAATATCACTTGAGCAATTtcttacatgtttgaaaaaaaaaaaacactagaaaaACGAGTTGAAAGTCAACATATGTCGACAGTGTTGTTAATTCGGCATCGATATATTTCATACAGAGAAAGTGAATTTGTGCACGAattttagattttggattttgttgtcTCAACTTGCTACGCTGTTAGTTAGCTGCGCCgtcagagcaggaggagactGGCTATGAAAGGgaatcatttcaaaaataaagctttttggTGAGTTAGATACACATCAAACTAAAGAAAGAGTCTTGTtctctccacagctccaccagTTTCCTTATTTTTCCACACAACAGGAGGACGGAGACCGTTTCATGATTTGGcccctccatgtttactgtctacCCAATTTactgcttcctgtttggtgctggagaAAGTGCGCCAATTAGTTTGTTGACATTTACGTCATCGAACTTCAGTATTTGCATACAGCAAGAGTACaacattaaacatgtttgattttgtctaAATGTCGTGAGGAGTAGACGGACTTCAGACAGCTGGGACTGAGTCTTATGACCAAGTTACAACCAAAAAGGTCAAGATCACGAGAGCGCGGACAAAAAGAGGCTAAACTCTCATGATTTTAGTCAAATATCTGACGGTTAGAAGATAACGATCTGCCTTCACCTTAAATCTCGATAAGAAATGATGTGATTTAAATCTTATTATTCAACTTTCAGCAACAAAACCTGCATATAAAAAGCAAACGATTCCttgaatgaggaaaaaatgatgtaaagtcctaacagaagaagaagcgtcttttctccctctcacacGGCTGTAAAAAGCCTTCGGGGCGTTTTGAAGCacagacagcagtgtgtgttggGGGCGTGAACACGCCACAGGTCTGCCTCAGTGAACATGCTTCCGTGTGAAGAAAGCTCCATAAAAACCCAGAGACGTTTAACAGCTTCCTCCAGGACACGCAGCTACTGTTACGGGCAAACGAGGAACTCATAAAAGGGGCTTCTGGGTCGGACGACATCCGGTCACTAATGTTACGTAAAGGCCGCGGTTAAACGAACGCCACCATTAAGAAAGTGTTAACGCTGACCTTGTGGCGTTGGACTTGTCGGCTTGTAGCGAATCCTTCGACATCTCCATCAGTCTCATTGCCTCGTTGACGTCTTCCTTCTCCACGGTCTCCATCATGCGGAGGCGAGCCTGCAGAGAGGCGACAGAAGAAAAGAGTGGATTGTGATTGAGATGGAAGATGAAGTAAATGTGTATCAAAGTGGGAATTTAGTTTGACAGCAGATTTGTCTTCGTTGCGAAGGCTGCGCTGTGCCGGCACTGTCAGACCGAGACAAGTGCAATGCCCTCTGGGATGGCCGGCAATTGCCCAAGTCTCCGCCTCTCAACACCAGCTAGTCTCTCTACaggttgaaatgaaaacaaacaacatgacaaaaagagaACGCTTTTcgaatccttttttttaaacgcagAACACACTGATGTCGGCTCTGGCCATGGTCAGTTTTGCATGGGTTTGCACAGCTGCTCCTAACGCACACAGGCTGACTGCCCACCCTGCAAAGCTGAGCAGGAGCAGACGAACTCTTCTCTGCAGCTCACTCATGATGAGCGTCCATCTGTAGCAGCTCAACAAGCAGTTCAGACCACATGGTGCAATTAATTCGTTCTTAATTATTTACAACTCAAGCGCTTTCTTTCACACGGGACGGTTGCAGCTCGCCCCCTTGTGGACGTCTGTGTGCAGCACATCGCCAACCTGTGTGCCTGAAGTGCTGGTTTTGCAGTAGGTGGATGACTGCTACCTGCACAAACAGCACTTTTGACACCCAGAGGCTGAAACCAGATCACCGTAAAACACTTGAGTCAGGAAATAAACTTGTCTTTAGATGCCTTATGAATGTATACAAGGTGTATGTGAACCTGTGTGTGGataatttatgtttgtgtgtgtgtatgtgtgtagatGTATCTCACAACcactgacacgcacacacacatctgtataCAGTTTCTGctaagaatatatttttttttgcctcttgtCCTGAACCTGTCACACTGAACACTTGTTTTATCctctttttaatttcatttgtttttgtttaattctgttttctcttctaCTCTGTCTGCGCCTTTATTTTATGTCTCGGTGTCACTTTTCATCatgtcttttgtctgtttataaGTCCCTGCACTTGccttcacttgttttttttcatcaccgcaaacaaaaaaggaagttaaaataaataaacagatgtcTTTTCAGAAAGCAGATAACAAAACACACCGTTATGAGGGCATGTATACATTTATGTGGTGTGCTGAGTCATGATGAGGAGTGATGATTATATCTCAGGTGTTTTGCAGACGGGAGATCGTTTGTCCAGCGTGGGAAAGAAGTGCTCACACTGCAGTAGGCAAGGTTATCATCACTACCTGCACTGTAAGCACTTTATCACACACTGGACTGTTGATGAAGACGCACGCAGACGGTAATCACTTTAAACAACTCCATTAATACCTTCATCAAAACATTAACCCAGTGTTTCTGTTCAGCGTTCCCACTCTCAGAGTATTTAAAAAGACGGGAACTTTTCTGACATCATCTCATACGTGCTTACACATTATGACCGACTGATCATGAGATACAGTAAACACCTGCAGATGCACAGCCCTTCACTGCGTTTACTTTATCTTACTATCATGGTGTATGGTTTTACACTATTATTATTGGTTATTATGaaccttaaaggaatgaaaacagattttttgttattttttggatgacatgctttACAATTactaaaagcctttttttgtgtaaaatgactattttgaaaatattaaagttGGATAACTGCCTGTTTAATACCAAAATAAACCTTCCAACCAGTTTAACATTACTGGGAGTATCAGCCActtctgttgttttgtcatCTAACCTGCATGTGCTATTTAATACAATCTGGgggtgttttcatttttcacaacatAACCGAGAGCAGCCTCTTCATAACACCCCTgtccttaaaaaacatttgaacattGGTATGAGATCCTGAATAAAACTTTGCTCTTTACTCTGGTACTCTGATAATTAATCTTCAgctaaaggaaaaaaggaaaatgtttaaataattttacaaaacattttagtaTTTCTTTCTATTCCATAACTGGAAAACTGGTCTATGGTTGTTCCAGTTCTCCTGGATGCACGGGAACTCTGATATTTGGCTCCTTTTAAATGTAATGGTACCAGAAAGGACTCGacaatgtttaaaatcataaaatattaacattttgagttgCATTTTCAGTCAGCTCAGTAGAGCACAGTTGTAGCTCTCACCAGGGCCGTGGACAGAcggaggatggagaggagggtACGGGCAGAGGTGAAGGTGGTGTCTTTGCTGACTCGGGCCTCTTTCCTCATCTCCACGTAAGCGGCGGTGATGTAATCTGCCAGCGACTCGGGCACCACAGGCTGCCGCTTCTTACACACGGCGATGTAACGCCTGAATGGATTCGGATTTTTGTTAGCTCAGCGTTATGAAGTACATTTGTAGCTTTGACGTTTTGTGATGTAATGCAGATCAGCGTTACCTCATCAGCTTCATGTCGATGGGGGTGAAGTGAGTCGGCGGCTGGCGGCAGTGCTGGTGGACGTAGGTGATGTGCTGGGCCAGACGCAGATCGGCGTCGGCGTCGGGCTTGTCCTGGATCAGCCAGAGGAGGTCGAAACGGGAGAGCAGAGCGGCTGGCAGCTGGATGTTCTGCTCGATGCTCTTTCGGGGATTGTAGCGGCCGTAGGCGGGGTTGGCGGCTGCTAGAATAGAGCAGCGGGCATTGAGGGAGGTCATGATGCCGGCCTGGAGAGAGGAAGAACACATTAGTTGAGTTTAGACATCATTAGGTTTTAATGCCGACACTAATTAAGccacaagtgtgtgttttttttttaccttagcGATGGAGATGGTCTGCTGCTCCATCACCTCGTGGATGGCTGTGCGATCAGCGTCTGCCATCTTGTCAAACTCGTCAATGCAGCAGATGCCCAGGTCAGCCAGCACCAAGGCTCCACCTTCCAGGGTCATTTCTCCGGTCAGAGGGTCGCGCATCACCGCCGCAGTCAGACCGACGCCAGACGAGCCGCGACCTGTTGTGTACTGGCCTGGAGAGCGGAGAGGGGGCGAGGGGAAGTGAGCAGACCACGACGAAATGACAGCCgccttcattttgtttttaaactgcatACAGTCCCGAAGACACTCAGATGACTGTTAATCTTTTGTTTGCACGCACTCAGAATTTTTGatctttttgtcatgttttaaattTCTATACGCCCATTTGGGTTTCTAACCTCTCCATTTTCTTTTTGACccgttttctgtttttaatggtgtgaaaaagtaaagtaaaaaaataaaagtactcacTGGAATGATACAAAGTAGGTAAAACTACAGCGTCTAACATCTGGCATAAAAACAGCCGTAACTCTGCTCTTGATACACGATCGCATCCAAAGTTAATATTTCACTGCGTGAACCTTAATGGAGAGAAAACGCCTCGCCGGATAAAATATTAAACCAGATCCAGGACTTTTACTCAAACAAACAGGACTGTACTCACTTCGGGGAGCCAGACGGTCGATGTAGGAGAGCAGCTGGGACTTGGCGACTCCTGGGTCTCCCATCAGGCAGATGTTTATGTTTCCTTAACACAAAATTCATAAGAAAATGAAACACGCTCCAAATATATTGATAGGAGACAGGACTTGATTATATGCACAAAACttcagctgttttaaatgtgctctacaaataaTCTGATATGAATATTCTTGACAACAAAGTATATTCCAAAGGATGCAACTAATCTTTATGTACTGTTGGTTTATGATTTACTGATGGgacaaaactttattgatctctgAAATAAACGGCCTGAATCCTCCCTCTATAGTTGAGTAAGAGATTAAGCGTCTGGACTCGGAGCTCACCTCTGATCTTCATGCCTTTAGGAGCTTGTTCCACTCCtccaaccagcagcagcagcagagccttCTTCACGTCTTCGTGTCCGTAGATCTCTGGTGCAATCGAGCCGGCTAGTTTCTCATAAAATCCTTCCTCTGCAACAGATAATACAATCACTGTAGTTAGTAAACACATCAGCGCCGTCAACACGGGCtacatccacacacatacatttatgttttacgGCGTTTAAATATTGCTACGTTTACGCCGAGTGTTTCTCAATACGACATTTGAACAAGTCAGATGGACATCAGCTGGTGGAGGAGCAGGCACAAGAGAGACCTGCTGAGGCCACCAGACAACCTGTTCACACCTCCGCTCAGTGCAAACCTCTGCAAACACTCGAACATATCAAATAACACAGCGCATATCAGCCCAGATAACAGTGACAGTGGTACCAACTTAAAccatggagagaaaaaagaaacaaataaaatatatagttatataaCATACAGttgatatataatataaatatttaaccaATCTATTAAACTTTTTTGGAGAAGGTAAAGTCCATATTCCTTAGAGGACAATAATAATGGAGATGAGGTCAAAGCATATTAAAAAGCAGCATACTCTAAATACCATAAGGACAATGATCAACAGAGCTTAATAGCTATAGAGAATAAAACTGTCCACActtatacaaataaatacacacacacatgcgtacACCTAAAGAAAAGAGACTGTGTCTAAAGCGTTATTTAAACACCAAAGCCTGGAGCTCTTTTTGGTTAAGTGTTCAGACTTTCGTATATGCCTCTGATGCTGGACATTTAGTGATTTGGGACTTCTAGTGTGGGTACTCTTTTCCCGCGGCTTCCTCCTGCATCGAATAATGCTCAGCCACCCTGATGTGGAAAACTATCATCTCTGCTCGCAGgactttttgtgtcttgttgtgCCCAAAGTCAAaactaaatttggaacaaatGCTTATTGGTTCTCTGCACCTGCAGCAAGAACAATCTGCAGAATTTTTTATGCATCATGCTGACCTTGAATGAGTTTACATCATGGAAACGTACTGAGTGCAGGCTGTCTACGTGCAACtgttttatcttattattatttattcagatctttgtgcttttatgtgaATTTTAGTTGCTGTATATCTGCTATTCTTGGCTATTCTTTTAGTAAGAGATCTTTGATCTCAATGGGACAATCCAttttaaataaaggctaaataaataatatatcacCATATTTGCTTTGTAACAACTCCCAATCTGCTTTCTGTTGCCTTGACCACCTTAAACTGATGTGTTACTTAAATTAACACTTCTACCTCTTCATCAGTCAACGCAAAGAAATTAACAGAcatgaaaaagtattttcttttacaacGCAACCAACTGCAGAGTTTTCTGtttacagcaacattttcaaTGTCCTGTCATGAGTTAGGGCGTGTTAGCGGAG
Proteins encoded in this window:
- the mcm7 gene encoding DNA replication licensing factor MCM7 yields the protein MSRKDYAAEKDKCKRFLQEFYTEDDNGKKVFKYGAQLVALAHREQVSFFVELDDVAEEYPELVESVCENAKRYTDLFADAVHELLPEYKERDIVAKDSLDVYIEHRLMMEQRGRDPADTRDPRNQYPPELMRRFELYFKSPTTAKPKVVRDVRADSIGHLVAVRGIVTRATEVKPMMAVATYTCDQCGAETYQPIQSPTFMPLIMCPSQECVTNKSGGRLYLQTRGSKFVKFQELRIQEHSDQVPVGNIPRSMSIYARGENTRIAQPGDHVAITGVFLPLLRTGFKQATQGLLSETYMEAHSITLMNKTEDDELGNEDLSEDELRSITEEGFYEKLAGSIAPEIYGHEDVKKALLLLLVGGVEQAPKGMKIRGNINICLMGDPGVAKSQLLSYIDRLAPRSQYTTGRGSSGVGLTAAVMRDPLTGEMTLEGGALVLADLGICCIDEFDKMADADRTAIHEVMEQQTISIAKAGIMTSLNARCSILAAANPAYGRYNPRKSIEQNIQLPAALLSRFDLLWLIQDKPDADADLRLAQHITYVHQHCRQPPTHFTPIDMKLMRRYIAVCKKRQPVVPESLADYITAAYVEMRKEARVSKDTTFTSARTLLSILRLSTALARLRMMETVEKEDVNEAMRLMEMSKDSLQADKSNATRTQRPADVIFSLVRELSAEGVAGRGGAGGVVRMAEAEQRCVSRGFTPAQFQEALEEYEELNVWQVNQARTRITFV